The genomic interval cctctctctgtTTCAAGTATTTTGGTTTTTGGTAAGGAGTCATTGATGTGTACTGTGTTCTTTTTCTGCATGTTGAATTATGTCTAAACTTTTCTCAAGTGGTTATACTTTTTGAGTTTGCGTGAAACAATGATCTTCTTTGAGAATTTACCTTCGGATATACTTGAAACTTAGAGATCATGCATTCAATAGATAgtaaaattgattattttaattcaGTAGATTCTTGCATTTTTTTGTCTATTTAAATTAACACACCTTCTTGTAATTGCAGGGCTGAGGCATGTACCCCCGAAGCTTCAATTTTGAGAGAATTTCTATCCTTTTGAGAATATAACCAAAACTCTCTCATTCTGCATGAGTTGTGTCTAATGGCAAATAGACAGCATCCCTCAGTGTTTTTGGTGTTAGTTACTTTTTTGCTTTCTATCTATTACTCAGAGCAATTACAATCTTCTCACTCTCAGACTCTTCTCAGAATTCAGCAGCTATTGAACTTTCCTGCTGCTTTGAGCAGCTGGAGCAACGACACAGATTTTTGCAACACAGATTCAAACTCTTCCCTCTCTGTAGTGTGCTATGAAGACACCATAACACAGCTTCACATAATAGGTGAAAGAAGAGATTCACCTCTCCCTAGAAATTTCTCAATAAATTCCTTTGTCACAACACTAGTAAGGCTTCCCAGTTTGAAAGTCCTCACATTGGTTTCTCTGGGTATTTGGGGTCCTTTGCCTGGTAAGATAGCTCGTTTGTCATCCCTGGAAATAGTTAACATGAGTTCCAATTTTCTCTATGGTCCCATTCCTCAGGAACTTTCTTCACTGACAAAACTCCAAACACTCATATTTGACAACAACATGCTGGCTGAAACATTTCCTCCTTGGCTTGATTCACTTCCAGCCTTAACTGTGCTAAGTTTGAAGAATAATTTGTTCAATGGATCTCTACCGAATTCTCTTGGTAATGTGGAGAATTTGAGAGCTCTTTCACTTTCTCATAATCACTTTTATGGGGTGGTACCTGACTTTAGTCGTTTGACGAATCTTCAAGTGCTTGAATTGGATGATAATGCCTTTGGACCTGAGTTTCCTCAACTTGGTAACAAGTTGGTTACACTAGTTCTAAGACACAATAGGTTCAGAGATGGTATTCCTGCTGAATTGAGCTCATACTATCAGCTTGAACGTTTGGATATATCATCAAATGCATTGGTGGGGCCATTTCAGCCAGGATTGTTGTCACTTCCTTCTATTACTTATCTGAATATTTCTGGTAACAAATTAACTGGGATGCTTTTTGAGAATCTGTCCTGCAATTCAGAGCTTGATGTGGTTGATTTATCCTCAAATCTTTTGACTGGGAGCTTACCTAAATGTTTAGTGTCAAATTCCAGTGATAGGACTTTCCATTATGCTAGAAATTGTCTGGACACTGCGAATCAAAATCAGCAGCCGCAACCTTTTTGCCACACTGAGGCCTTAGCCGTGGGAATATTACCTGAGAGAAAGAAGCACAGAAAAGTATCTAAGGTAGTTCTTTCCC from Phaseolus vulgaris cultivar G19833 chromosome 1, P. vulgaris v2.0, whole genome shotgun sequence carries:
- the LOC137813866 gene encoding probable inactive leucine-rich repeat receptor-like protein kinase At3g03770, producing MANRQHPSVFLVLVTFLLSIYYSEQLQSSHSQTLLRIQQLLNFPAALSSWSNDTDFCNTDSNSSLSVVCYEDTITQLHIIGERRDSPLPRNFSINSFVTTLVRLPSLKVLTLVSLGIWGPLPGKIARLSSLEIVNMSSNFLYGPIPQELSSLTKLQTLIFDNNMLAETFPPWLDSLPALTVLSLKNNLFNGSLPNSLGNVENLRALSLSHNHFYGVVPDFSRLTNLQVLELDDNAFGPEFPQLGNKLVTLVLRHNRFRDGIPAELSSYYQLERLDISSNALVGPFQPGLLSLPSITYLNISGNKLTGMLFENLSCNSELDVVDLSSNLLTGSLPKCLVSNSSDRTFHYARNCLDTANQNQQPQPFCHTEALAVGILPERKKHRKVSKVVLSLGIVGGTLGGVALVLLIFFIVRRGNARTKMKNPPTRLISENAASGYTSKLLSDARYISQTKKLGAVGLPTYRSFSLEEIEAATNYFDTVSLMGEDSYGKMYRGQLKNGSVVAIRCVEMKKKYSTQNFVNHIELISKLRHRHLVSAIGHCFECSLDDSSVNKVFLVFEYVPNGTLRNWICDENARKCLNWTQRIGAAIGVAKGIQFLHTGIVPGVYSNDLKIEDVLLDQNLVAKISSYHLPLLSNMGKVRHGNSSSGLKHSSNNKSVKHGDKSDIYDLGVILLELILGRQIRTANDADAFRDLLQASLGADEEGRRNVVDTAIRKACLDQSLKTMMEICVRCLVKEAEDRPSIEDVLWNLQFASQVQDAWRGDSQSSEGSPGSESGGLPFH